In Trichomycterus rosablanca isolate fTriRos1 chromosome 2, fTriRos1.hap1, whole genome shotgun sequence, the genomic window GTCGTCACTACAAATTGTTCTACTCTGATACTTTGGTACTAAAGTCACATTTAGGATTAGTGAGCCCCACACTTAGGAGTGTGAAGTATAATGATGATCAGTTGGGTCAATACTCTGCGTCGGGTGTCGTCCGTACTTTTGGGTGATTCTTCGCTGCATAATGTAGctgattaaatattaaaggtTTTTATCTTTATGCTTGTttgaaaaactaaatattgtGAGAAATACATTTTCATGAAGAAGGACAGTATGTGTGCCTTCAGGTATTGTGGGATATGCTTCCAAAAGTTCAAACAGGAAGCTATGGATGCTTTAGATGTGGGGCGTGTCTTATTTCCGTTAATTGCTGTCGAACAAATTGCTAAATTGGCATCAGCTGAGTGGACTCTTCGCTTGTGATGTTCACTGTACACTCACCGGTTTGCACAAAAGGATTTAGCCATTGTGTTATTGGGCgtcctattttaaaaacaaacgtattaaaatgaattgaccactgtgtgatctttacagctagaacaacagccattaTTCTGAGAgtcttcttacaagactttgaagtctgtgggaatttgtgcccatttagttaaaagatctgatttgtatgactgggcactgatgttggtcaagaaagcctcagttgatgttccagttcattccagagctgttgagtggggctgaggtcaggactctgtgtaagacactggagtttctttaaactgagtttttcttcatgtctttataaagctgctttgtgcacaggggtacagtcatgctggaactggaatgagccttccctaaactgatgatGCAAAGTTaggcatatcatttcctttatataactgatttattacacctgacaaacacattaatttaatatataGGTGTGCACTAAttcttttgtctatatagtgtctATATATTTGTATCTATTTGTTCTATAATGTCTGtaggctgtgtctcaaatcacaTACTATGACCCGATACAAAAGTACTGGACAGACTTGTGCGGCTGTCAGTAGTCCGTTCATAATCAAGTTCCATGGTGTGTGATGGGAGCCACATTTTAAGTTCGTCATCATGTAAAGACAAACAATGCTTAGAAGAGTCTGTGGGTTTGAGACGAAGCTAGAGTCTTTCACACTGAAGCCAGATTACGTTTTAGGTCCCAGGTTGTTCTGGATTACCTAAGACATGATTCTCAACTTCAGTCTGGACCTAAAGATCTTCTGTTACTGGAGAGCTTCATGTTTTCctcgtccaacaagctcagttATGGTTATTGGGGggcttaataattaataatgagcCCATGAATTACATGAGATGTGTACCAACCCTGGTCGAGGGCATTCTGGTACTGGGAGTGTAGCTTTATGCTGAGCGTGTTGCTGCAATTTGTTTTAAAGATGAGTgtccttttttcttctttctttttattctttagCTGTGAATGTATTTTCTATGTTATATACGTATATGTTGATAATTCTGATCGACGGAACacgattttttttcattttctggttccgtaaaaaaaataaaatctggaGCGTTTGAACATGACTACAACCTGCAACATTTCAGCAATTATTTTTGTCTGAAATTCTTTatatatgggtgtgtgtgttaagatGACACTTGTTTGGAAATACTACTACACTACTGAGCACTAATAATGAATGAAGGTACTGAAGGTTTGTGATGTAATTTGAACTCTCACAAGACACTGGAgtgattttatgttttatgtgatTTGGTGATTATTTCTGTATATctcgtgtgtttttattttgttttgggtAAAGTgagttttacactgttttgcaCCTTGCAATAAAAATCTCATGGATGAATGGTTccagaaaacatgtttttgttgtgtttttccCTGTACAATGCAGATATGGGggcacacagcgacttcagactcgactctgacGTTTGAAATGACTCGTGACGTGCagaaaatgacttgtggacaacaaaagtcagcaacattagttacgtgtggggccaaaaagtatttagtcagccactgattgtgcaagttctcctacttagaaatatgagagaggtctgtaattttcatcataggtacacttcaactatgagagacaaaatgaggaaaaaaaatccaggaaatcacattgtaggatttttaaagaatttatttgtaaattatggtggaaaataatttattatatatatacacgtatatatatatatatatatatatatatatatatatatatatatatatatatatatatatatatatatatatgtgtgtgtgtgtgtgtgtgtgtgtgtgtgtgtgtgtgtgtgtgtgtgtgtgtgtgtgtgtgtgtgtgtgtgtgtgtgtgtgtgtgtgtgtgtgtgtgtgtgtgtgtgtgtgtgtgtgtgtgtgtgtgtgtgtgtgtgtgtgtgtgtgtgtgtgtgtgtgtgtgtgtatcattctgatcgtgtcattttctgctctctaataacgctccggccgtcttaacccgcaacccaccaatgggtaaatgttccagttagcttccggcgtagtgatgaagcgtctctccctactccctcctctaaatataaatctcacttaaaatggtggaatacctacgtagtgcacttcacagtaacagctaatgtgaatggaaagttcctacagaattggcactaatgatcCAAAAattgctttctgaaccaatcagaccttctgattgtaattgttagtaagaaatgctgttatttgcatgtatttagtttgcagcgtcacacagatgatgtgtcaatgaaacgctcgattggctttctaacgagttcgtgttttacttcacaaccgggaaaagtttggaggtttttaattataggcacatttacaaaataacggattatattcctaatgggacacacggttataaatttaatagcatctggaacaaggtaaggtaagcagtattatggattttttgctgtgtttgggattttggccgctgtgccgtaatttgcaatgaaaacaaaacgtcagtttaagcttttaactggtacctaggaaagtaaatggcaaaatacagtcgctaatcagtttttttttctgaacgtatatattatttatttctacgctacattatatatatacagtatgttttgtgtagattatattgactcgtgacttgactcggactctagcataaagactcgtggcttgacttggactctagcctataatgacttgtgactcgactcgaacttgtattttgtgacttgtgaactagggctgggtatcgccaccaatttcctggatcgattcgattccgattcaccaggtcccgattcgatcttcgattttcgattcgattttcgatccaatttcgattcaacacatttaggcatatttgagttactttaacaggttttgtttacatatgtacagatgttcagagaacgaatgtgataattgtacaaagaacactcattattaaaaatatttgtgtattttgtttacataaataattaatccaaaacagaaaacagtaacattcaacagccaggtgtatgtttacattacatttacaatgttgtagcatgtcagacaaatgaaataataataaaaaatgaatgttactgttttcttccatttgtctgacgtgctacaacattgtaaatgtaatgtaaacatacacctggctgttgtacagcttatgccaagtttacactacacgacactctgattaacacctggtcgctgtaatgttcacactacacgactgatcggcgatggggggttttacactacaccatccatcaccagggggaatcacaggcgagcttctctggtctccaaaactacgttttgtcacgaaaacacacgtgagaagtgatgaaaggtttaatgataccacgtccaaacatgcacatcaacaagtagcgagcaatcaaagtttgtgcgctgatgaaataaatgaatctgagtggatttggcaacacgagcagcatggatcgttctgtagtgagttggaggttaataaatattttgttttgtagagaacgatctcgcgtgtgctgatgtattctgatagaaactatattgcgctccaccacctgtttccaacctctcccctgtgtttcccctcgctgtttctcacattgattgagagccgagttttgatcgcagagcgaacaccgagttcctcccgaatccagcaccgacccgtcgccgagcgaaaatcagtgcaaaaagttgtgtagtggtcataacttgagcttctgccatgctaaactgatgtgcaggtcagatctcgttgcatgaaaaaacagtggctggtcacgagaaattaaagggggtaacaatagtaatagatttccgtgtgcaccgtaaaaaggggcgtatttaaaaaatcgatctcgcatttatatgaatcgatatcggatcgttcaaataaagatcgattaaaatcgaaaaatcgattttataaacccacccctattgtgaacatctctggtacaatgcaatatttatatttttaacaaaCACACGGACCGAACGTTTTAATGTACAGCATGTACAGTGGGGGTAATAAAGTATTCAGCCACTTTTAAAATCTAATTCTAGTGCAAATCCACTTATATTTACAGTCTaatgaaagaaataaacatgTATTTGTTCATAATCAAATAGATGTCACAAATGAATAATAATGCTGTTCTTAGCAGTTAttgctttaaaacaaaaacaaaatacaagggatcttcaaaaagtttctgcacttttatattttggttggaaacggtgagggtgggagaagTAGTAATGACTGAGAGATGCttttagtctggatttagcaccttctgatttccaccttttggtGGCTACgccctcaaccaaaaacatttttgccgatggcattaaaatggtacCACACTGAGGAAAAATGCACCGCAAAGGAAGGTGACCGTGTAGACAAGTggtgtcatttgttttttaaattcttaataaataaagtgtggAAAAACGCTCATAACTAAAGAAATATTATGCACCAGAAACGTTCTGCACAAACTGGATGTAACATTCATTTTGCAAGCTTTATCTCAGCACAACCTCAAAATGCATAGACGACATGAGAGCAACGATAATAATGCTGTCGTGCTGTGAGGGTTGGATTATTCAGCACCTGTAACAGCAGCTAGAAGAAATTTCATGTTGTTGTTGGTAACACTGATGCCGTGCAGTTActgcttgtttttctttatttcagtccTGGGTGTGTGCAAAGCATCTTTCCTTTAGTCAGGGGtggagcggcacggtggctaagtgggtagcactgtcgcctaacagcaagaaggtcctgggttcaataccctttttgtgtggagtttgcatgttctccccgtgtctgcgtgggtttcctccaaagacgtgcaagtgaggtgaactgaagatactaaattgtccatgactgtttgacattaaaaacttgaactgatgaatcttgtgtaaccagtaactacctgtcctgccataaatagatggatagacagacattttcgacatttagcagacgcctttatccaaagcgccttacaatactgtgacagtatgtattgtctaagcaattgaggattaagggtcttgctcaagggcccaacagcagcaacctggcagtggaacCAGCGACCATCtgtttactggtccagtaccttaaccactaggctatggcgtGGCGTGTAGCTAGATAGTTAGTAGATAGATAAGTTAGTTAGTCAGTCAGGGGTGTCCAGACTTCTGCAGAAGAGTGTGACTGGATAAACCAGTATGAGTATGAAGCAGTGCATTAACTCGTGTAGGTGGTGGCGCTGCTGATCCGCACTCACTGAGTTCACCCGAATAAGAAATGAAACATGGCCGCGGAGACACTGTGAGCTGCAAACAACATCTGGAATTTTCTATCTGCTTATATAATGTCGCTTAAACACAgatattctttattttaatcgAGTATTAAAGTACGGTTTAATATAGAAGAAGAAGTGTCGCGGGTTATTGCGTTCGTTTTGCGAGCTTTTGGATTTCTGAAGGATTTTCCGTTTATCGGTTCCCTGCTCGCTGTTAGCATTTAGCTAGTTAGCATTTAGCCGgcgttttatttaatttgttgtttttgataAAACTCGTTTGCGCTtgatttgtgttttgtttgaaTTTAATTTAAGTGTATTTAAAGGTGTTTTTTGTAACCCAGGAACGCGCACATATATTTTACCGTACACGTTTCGGTTACATTGTTTATTAGCTACCGTTAGCTCAGGAGctagttagctagctagctggACGGTTGAGTTTCCCTGGTAACGGATCAGAATATAAAAGACTGCTTTAAGAACTGAAGGACTGGTCAGTAAATTCATCATGGAAGGGAAACACAAGAGCCGTAAGAGCAGAGacaccagcagcagcagcagtagcagTAGCAGCAGCCGCAGTGGGAGCGACAGTGAGTCGAGCGCTGGGCCCGGTTCCCCCGCCAGTCCCGGGGCTGGAGTTTATGCTGATAGCGGCTCTGGAGCGGGTGCAGCCGGCGGCTCCTCCGGGAACGTGTTCGCTAACGACGGCAGCTTCATGGAGCTGTTCAAGAAGAAGATGGAGGAGGAGCGCAGGAAGAAGGAGCAGGAGGAACTGAAGATCGAACACAAGTCTCAGGATAAGAAGGCCGTTAACATGACCAGCTTTGTAAGAGGGTTTAGCGCTTCCTCTCAGATCCGGACACGTACATTCATCATACATTTATGTTCGCAGTTAGATTCAGGATAGTCTACACATCATGAGGCGCCTCGATCAGGGTCATAGATCAGCTGTTCTCAACGTCTGGGGTTTCAGTTCAGTGGTTTTTAACCTCTAAGCCTATTGGGCCTGTCATTGTACtaggatttacatttacagttttggcatttagcagacactttcatccaaagcgacgtacagtatacagtccaagctgttaagagttaagggccttgctcaaggacccaacagtgggaacctggcagtggtggggtttgaaccccaCCACTTGCAACTGCCTAGGGTGATACAGCCAAAAATCCTTCTAGTCCAGGGTTGGGAAAATATTACATTTCAAGCATTATGCGGAGGCTAGTGTACCACCCCTGCACTGGCCAAGGAGAGCTAGGACTAGCACActactatttacatttactatttacatgttcggcattaagcagacgcttttatcaaaagcggtaaaaagtacgctagcgcaccagagttggggttcggaatacatcgtatcgaatctcagctctgccttccgaacgggctgggcggctgcatgaacaacgattggctgttgttcacagggttaaaaaagtcggatcataggtcctgtctgactgatggcgcctgcacagggctgaggaataatgctgatggggggtGTGCCCGTCTGTGTACGAACTCGACTCgttcaggtgaaaaatgcagtctgtactgactgtacgtgccggaggggggcagtgtcagttgagaggcgtcctcagtcagcggtgaagggtcgaatcagtatagaggacgcgttcagggtaattggacacgactagatggGGGGGACtgaaaagcaacttacagttctgACTGAGGGTTTTGCTCAGGggcttaacagtggcaaccccGTGGTAACCCCATCTGACCTTTCCTTCCTCAAACACTCCGCAGTGGTATGctagcgccttagaccgctgtGCCCCTCGAGCACCTTGGgagattttttttaaccaagaGGGCTACATTATTTGCTAGAATAAAACCTAGAATATGACGCTTTATGAAGGTGCGTCTGAATCCAGCTGATCCATTGTTTTATTCATACGTAGGTCATGATGAAAGACCAGTTGAGAGCCTCTGTTCTAGACCTTTTATAGATATTATTTGATTACACACCTCCCCCATCTTATAAGTTCAACCTTGTCATGATGGCATTTATAATACACATAAAGGTGTTTAGCTTAATCAATCTGTCTTAATCGTTGCTGCACAGTACGTCTCCAGTTGACATTACTGTCACATTTTAAAACCTTTTACCCAATTCCAGCTACGGATGAATTCCTCAACTATATAATAGACGTTTAGAGCTATAAAGCATGAGTGGGTACTTTACTGCCAGATTAGCCTCCTATGAATCCTGCCTATCGTCAGAAGCTGTTTGAAGAAGTTTTGGGGTGAATGAATCACGCCCACTGTATGCTGCTTTTTCCTTGCTGACCTAAGTGAATGGCAGACGTGCCCAGTTCGACCCATGTAACGGTGTCAGTCTTCTCCCCCCAACCCAGGTGGGCAAGCGCAGAGGTGGCGCCAAGCTGGCCCTCAAGACTGGAATGGTGGCTAAGAAGCAGAAAACGGACGCAGAGGTGAGTTAGGCTCTGTTTCACTACGACGTCTGCAGCTTTAGAGCTGCTCGTTTTTAATGCCAtttggtctgtctgaaaacttagtgagctgccttgctgcctactgcctacagATTCTAATAAGataaactcataaggcagattataaATACGCACGACCACTactaacacagttagcttcaggccattaaaaccaacaagctgaggtggcacaacccgctagcataccagctaacgtctccctccgtgtaccgaaaatggtttgTGAGTAAAGTTGTgcagcactgaatgctgggattgccttcagcgttaaagaagcatcagatgctcccttaGTTCCAAGATTCTAACCcctgatcccagcagtagtgtgttagtgtacgTGAATTAGGTTGGGTAGTTGATATTGTGCATCACGAtccttctgtgtgtgtttacaggctGAGACGGGTAAAGGAGACGCCTGGACTAAGTACATGGCCGAGGTGAAAAAGTACAAAGCTCACCAGTGTGGAGACGATGACAAAACCAGACCTCTGGTCAAATAGACTCTGCCGAGCGACTCGCCCCGGGCCGTCCGACACCACAGCCCAGGAGAAACGTCAGCGTGTGCTTCATTTGCTTATCTTCTCCTCCCCTGCCCTTTAGTTCTTAGGTTTCCAGTCTTACTGTACCCAGTCTGTGCCCACTGCAGTCATCAGGTGATTCGGATACGTGTTTTAAACGTGTGATTTAAACCTGATCATCCTTTATTGGTATTAGTGTAATACTTTTTGGTGTTTGTAGTATCAGAACTGATGACagattattttctgttttttgttgttgttgttttgttttctctttattttggGTAAACGATGTCCATCTAAATTTAAGGGTAAAAAATTAAATGCCAAATTCTGAATGAAGCGGTGTCGTCTGATCCAACTCATCTGTTGCTTTTTATGGTGGAAGCGGCGTTTGAACCAAGTTCCAATCCTAGACATGAAAATACAAACACTCTGGATCCagtttatattataaaaaaagatCGTTAAAGGTGCACTGCTGATTTTTTGCTCTTATTAGTACTCCAAATAAGCAGAAAGGTTGAACCCTTGGTTCTGTAGGTCTCTCGTGGTGTGGTCATACCCAACACGTCCCTGTATTCTTTAAATGCAAACACAGTGGTGATCTGTGCTCAACTGTCAGAGTATCAGGTCAGGACGTAACCGAAGGGGGCGCTCAGCTAGTGCAGAGGTTTAATACGGGGGAGTTCCTCTGTACGAAATATGGATCTAGGTGGGAACCCAAAACTGGCATGTGATAAGCAGCCGCAGATTGGACGAGTCATAGGGGTCACATGGTGATCCAACTCTCCTATATCAGACTGCTGGTTGTATAAGCGGTAGCGGATTCACAATCGGGAATCGAAATCGACTAGACTGAGAGATAAAGGGGGAAAACAGACAAAATAAAgtgaatgattttttttgttgttctcTTTGTACCAACTCTCTTTACTCAGTGcatctttaaataataaaccagaTCAGGTCTGTAGTTGCCAtgacaaaaataaacatttctaaaaatcagGTTGTCACCTCACATCAAGAACGGTCTGGGTTCGATGGAGTTTGTATGTGCTTcccgtttctgtgtgggtttcctcccacagtccaaagacatgtagtcaggttaattgaagatactagaaattgcccttagatgtgtgtgtgtgttaagatgccctgtccagggtgtttctgtgtgccttgtgcccattgagagctgggataagGTCTTCACGTGATAAGGACGTGGTTCATGGTTTGGTGAGCTTGGTGTGGTCTTCACAAAGCCCTGACATCAACCTCACTAAGATCTTCAAATgatttggaatgttgattgtcaGCTTTCTCCCTACGCGAAACTACAATCTTGAGGCACCGTCTGGcatgtgaaaagaagcgatcggCAGCCGCACGTGTTGGAGGATGTGCGTGAC contains:
- the trir gene encoding telomerase RNA component interacting RNase — translated: MEGKHKSRKSRDTSSSSSSSSSSRSGSDSESSAGPGSPASPGAGVYADSGSGAGAAGGSSGNVFANDGSFMELFKKKMEEERRKKEQEELKIEHKSQDKKAVNMTSFVGKRRGGAKLALKTGMVAKKQKTDAEAETGKGDAWTKYMAEVKKYKAHQCGDDDKTRPLVK